A single genomic interval of Primulina huaijiensis isolate GDHJ02 chromosome 7, ASM1229523v2, whole genome shotgun sequence harbors:
- the LOC140980700 gene encoding uncharacterized protein: MAVKQFLQLPISRICTLSNKIGFTLFSIKFIQHSPQLSARWVRACALQPDRSFTALSLVKTEVKKKKRRLDEICLERFEQYSRTFIQSWITQGKVTVDGRVVNKCGTPISVKSIVEIKAEIPKYVCRAGHKLEAAIEQLEIDVTGKVILDSGLSTGGFTDCLLQYGASFVYGVDVGYGQVADKIRRHGRVSVIERTNLRYLTELPQKVDLVTLDLSFISLLTVMPAVISLMKDNGTIVSLIKPQFEAHRSQVGGGGIVRDPLVHQEVLAKIINGVQKLGFECIGWIESPLKGADGNKEFLACFDRKPMKYDELVSLGEADIYKLYRPMKQET; the protein is encoded by the exons ATGGCAGTGAAACAGTTTCTGCAACTTCCCATATCACGAATTTGTACATTGAGTAACAAAATTGGATTCACCCTCTTCTCTATCAAATTCATTCAACACTCTCCTCAGCTATCGG CGAGATGGGTCAGGGCCTGCGCGCTACAGCCTGATAGAAGTTTTACTGCATTAAGTTTGGTGAAAACTGAAGTGAAGAAAAA GAAAAGGAGACTGGACGAGATATGTCTTGAAAGATTTGAACAGTATAGTCGAACATTCATTCAGTCTTGGATCACTCAAG GCAAGGTAACCGTCGATGGTAGAGTGGTAAACAAATGTGGGACTCCCATCTCTGTTAAATCTATCGTGGAGATCAAGGCTGAAATTCCTAAATATGTATGTAG AGCTGGACACAAGTTGGAGGCTGCCATTGAACAACTAGAGATCGATGTTACTGGAAAAGTGATTCTTGATTCAGGACTTTCTACTGGAGGGTTTACCGATTGCTTGCTTCAATATGGTGCTTCATTTGTTTATGGTGTTGATGTGGGTTATGGACAG GTGGCTGACAAAATACGCAGACATGGACGTGTGAGTGTTATAGAACGGACAAATTTGCGATATCTTACTGAACTACCGCAGAAGGTTGATCTGGTTACTTTGGACCTTTCCTTCATTTCTTTACTGACG GTCATGCCTGCTGTTATCAGCTTAATGAAAGATAACGGCACGATAGTTTCACTAATAAAACCTCAATTTGAGGCACACCGATCACAA GTGGGAGGTGGTGGGATTGTGAGAGATCCCTTAGTCCATCAGGAG GTTCTTGCAAAGATCATAAATGGTGTACAAAAGCTGGGATTCGAATGCATAGGATGGATAGAGTCTCCCTTAAAGGGTGCTGACGGAAACAAAGAGTTTCTTGCTTGCTTCGATCGAAAACCTATGAAATATGATGAACTTGTATCGCTCGGTGAGGCAGATATTTACAAATTGTACCGACCCATGAAACAAGAAACGTGA
- the LOC140980699 gene encoding deoxyhypusine synthase-like isoform X1: MESARKAAFKSSVSLDGASPRIEGYDFNNGVDYHALLKSMASTGFQASNLGDAIQIVNEMLDWRLSDESPAEDCSEEEKNMAFRESVTCKVFLGFTSNLISSGVRDIIRYLLQHRMVDVVVTTAGGIEEDLVKCLSPTYKGDFDLPGAVLRSKGLNRIGNLLVPNDNYCRFEDWIIPIFDQMLHEQNLQNVLWTPSKVIARLGKEINDESSYLYWAYKNNIPVFCPGLTDGSLGDMLYFHSFKSEPGLVIDIVQDIRAMNGEAVHTGLRKTGIIILGGGLPKHHICNANMMRNGADFAVFINTAQEYDGSDSGARPDEAVSWGKIRVSAKTVKVHCDATIAFPLLVAETFAEKLNRSTETGW, from the exons ATGGAATCTGCGCGCAAGGCGGCGTTCAAAAGCTCGGTTTCTCTGGATGGCGCATCCCCTAGAATCGAGGGTTACGATTTCAATAATGGCGTCGACTATCACGCGTTGCTCAAATCCATGGCTTCCACGGGCTTTCAAGCATCTAATCTTGGTGACGCCATTCAAATTGTCAATGAAATG TTAGATTGGAGGCTCTCGGATGAGAGTCCGGCTGAGGATTGCAGCGAAGAGGAAAAAAACATGGCTTTCAGAGAATCAGTGACGTGCAAGGTGTTTCTTGGTTTTACGTCAAATCTCATCTCGTCTGGCGTTCGGGACATAATTCGATATCTTCTTCAGCATCGCATG GTTGATGTGGTGGTGACTACAGCTGGTGGCATAGAGGAGGACCTTGTGAAGTGCCTTTCTCCCACATACAAAGGTGACTTTGATCTTCCTGGAGCTGTTCTTCGTTCAAAGGGCTTGAATCGCATTGGTAATTTGTTGGTTCCTAATGACAACTACTGTAGATTTGAGGATTGGATCATTCCAATTTTCGATCAGATGTTACATGAACAAAATTTGCAG AATGTACTTTGGACCCCATCAAAAGTGATTGCTCGCCTTGGGAAAGAAATCAATGACGAGAGCTCATACTTGTATTGGGCATACAAG AACAACATTCCAGTTTTCTGCCCGGGCTTAACAGACGGTTCCTTGGGTGATATGTTATACTTTCACTCATTTAAGAGTGAGCCTGGTCTAGTGATAGACATTGTGCAAG ATATTAGGGCCATGAATGGTGAGGCTGTCCACACTGGTCTTAGGAAAACCGGGATTATAATTCTTGGAGGAGGGTTGCCTAAGCATCATATTTGCAATGCGAACATGATGCGCAATGGCGCTGACTTCGCTGTATTCATCAACACTGCGCAAGAATATGATGGAAGTGATTCAGGTGCCCGTCCAGACGAAGCCGTGTCCTGGGGCAAAATTCGAGTGTCTGCCAAGACAGTGAAG GTGCACTGCGATGCAACCATTGCCTTCCCTCTCCTTGTGGCCGAAACATTTGCTGAAAAGCTAAACAGATCCACAGAGACCGGTTGGTAG
- the LOC140980699 gene encoding deoxyhypusine synthase-like isoform X2 — MAFRESVTCKVFLGFTSNLISSGVRDIIRYLLQHRMVDVVVTTAGGIEEDLVKCLSPTYKGDFDLPGAVLRSKGLNRIGNLLVPNDNYCRFEDWIIPIFDQMLHEQNLQNVLWTPSKVIARLGKEINDESSYLYWAYKNNIPVFCPGLTDGSLGDMLYFHSFKSEPGLVIDIVQDIRAMNGEAVHTGLRKTGIIILGGGLPKHHICNANMMRNGADFAVFINTAQEYDGSDSGARPDEAVSWGKIRVSAKTVKVHCDATIAFPLLVAETFAEKLNRSTETGW; from the exons ATGGCTTTCAGAGAATCAGTGACGTGCAAGGTGTTTCTTGGTTTTACGTCAAATCTCATCTCGTCTGGCGTTCGGGACATAATTCGATATCTTCTTCAGCATCGCATG GTTGATGTGGTGGTGACTACAGCTGGTGGCATAGAGGAGGACCTTGTGAAGTGCCTTTCTCCCACATACAAAGGTGACTTTGATCTTCCTGGAGCTGTTCTTCGTTCAAAGGGCTTGAATCGCATTGGTAATTTGTTGGTTCCTAATGACAACTACTGTAGATTTGAGGATTGGATCATTCCAATTTTCGATCAGATGTTACATGAACAAAATTTGCAG AATGTACTTTGGACCCCATCAAAAGTGATTGCTCGCCTTGGGAAAGAAATCAATGACGAGAGCTCATACTTGTATTGGGCATACAAG AACAACATTCCAGTTTTCTGCCCGGGCTTAACAGACGGTTCCTTGGGTGATATGTTATACTTTCACTCATTTAAGAGTGAGCCTGGTCTAGTGATAGACATTGTGCAAG ATATTAGGGCCATGAATGGTGAGGCTGTCCACACTGGTCTTAGGAAAACCGGGATTATAATTCTTGGAGGAGGGTTGCCTAAGCATCATATTTGCAATGCGAACATGATGCGCAATGGCGCTGACTTCGCTGTATTCATCAACACTGCGCAAGAATATGATGGAAGTGATTCAGGTGCCCGTCCAGACGAAGCCGTGTCCTGGGGCAAAATTCGAGTGTCTGCCAAGACAGTGAAG GTGCACTGCGATGCAACCATTGCCTTCCCTCTCCTTGTGGCCGAAACATTTGCTGAAAAGCTAAACAGATCCACAGAGACCGGTTGGTAG
- the LOC140981805 gene encoding uncharacterized protein isoform X1: MGRMYRRMTLYRGSTKQKLGESFGLTEDDGRRKTHIAEFDDASSTENAQLGISSASVDSGSVLSGIPLLARSREPGPGVIFVFEKASLVLAKLKNSYQIINPDEHVTFMKKHNLNRSDYRPDIIHEVLVRLLDSRLNLCGGIQAVYVKTIQGHLIKIEPNLCVPRTLKGFCAMMSQLFQNLSIKGSGRSKCRKLLQMVKNPVTMHLPVGSQKIGLSSTSSKAVNLLKYFDSICNDHPLVFVIGAMAHGKIDNEYTDDFIAGSFLPNVTCFDYYILQWYTFSFFPNILRINYLFMCGYTFSFLPNLRPSIILFCVGIPLVSCLM; the protein is encoded by the exons ATGGGGAGAATGTATCGGAGAATGACCTTGTACAGGGGCTCAACAAAACAAAAGCTGGGAGAGAGTTTTGGATTGACAGAAGATGATGGAAGAAGGAAAACGCACATTGCTGAATTCGATGATGCTTCTAGCACTGAAAATGCCCAACTGGGAATTTCATCAGCATCTGTGGACAGTGGGTCTGTTCTTTCAGGAATCCCATTACTTGCTCGTAGCAGAGAGCCCGGACCCGGAGTTATCTTTGTTTTCGAGAAGGCTTCTTTGGTACTGGCGAAATTAAAAAAT AGCTATCAGATAATTAATCCGGATGAGCATGTTACTTTTATGAAGAAACACAACTTAAATCGAAGTGATTATAGACCTGATATCATTCATGAG GTTCTTGTTCGTCTCTTGGACAGCCGTCTTAATTTGTGTGGTGGAATACAAGCTGTGTATGTTAAAACCATTCAAGGGCATCTTATCAAAATTGAACCCAATTTATGTGTTCCAAGAACGTTGAAGGGATTTTGTGCCATGATGT CCCAGTTGTTTCAGAATTTGAGCATCAAAGGTTCAGGTAGAAGTAAGTGTCGAAAGCTATTACAGATGGTCAAAAACCCTGTGACCATGCACCTACCAGTTGGTTCACAGAAAATAG GGCTTTCCTCAACTTCTTCAAAAGCTGTGAACTTATTGAAGTATTTTGATAGCATTTGCAATGACCACCCTCTAGTTTTTGTG ATTGGTGCAATGGCTCATGGGAAGATTGATAATGAGTATACAGATGATTTTATAGCAGGTAGTTTCTTGCCTAATGTAACGTGCtttgattattatatattgCAATGGTACACATTTAGTTTCTTTCCTAATATATTGAGGATCAATTATTTATTCATGTGTGGGTACACATTTAGTTTCTTGCCTAATCTACGACCttcgattattttattttgcgtAGGTATACCTTTAGTTTCCTGCCTAATGTAA
- the LOC140981805 gene encoding uncharacterized protein isoform X2, which produces MGRMYRRMTLYRGSTKQKLGESFGLTEDDGRRKTHIAEFDDASSTENAQLGISSASVDSGSVLSGIPLLARSREPGPGVIFVFEKASLVLAKLKNSYQIINPDEHVTFMKKHNLNRSDYRPDIIHEVLVRLLDSRLNLCGGIQAVYVKTIQGHLIKIEPNLCVPRTLKGFCAMMSQLFQNLSIKGSGRSKCRKLLQMVKNPVTMHLPVGSQKIGLSSTSSKAVNLLKYFDSICNDHPLVFVIGAMAHGKIDNEYTDDFIAVSRLPLSAGLCVRRICNALEGQLKIF; this is translated from the exons ATGGGGAGAATGTATCGGAGAATGACCTTGTACAGGGGCTCAACAAAACAAAAGCTGGGAGAGAGTTTTGGATTGACAGAAGATGATGGAAGAAGGAAAACGCACATTGCTGAATTCGATGATGCTTCTAGCACTGAAAATGCCCAACTGGGAATTTCATCAGCATCTGTGGACAGTGGGTCTGTTCTTTCAGGAATCCCATTACTTGCTCGTAGCAGAGAGCCCGGACCCGGAGTTATCTTTGTTTTCGAGAAGGCTTCTTTGGTACTGGCGAAATTAAAAAAT AGCTATCAGATAATTAATCCGGATGAGCATGTTACTTTTATGAAGAAACACAACTTAAATCGAAGTGATTATAGACCTGATATCATTCATGAG GTTCTTGTTCGTCTCTTGGACAGCCGTCTTAATTTGTGTGGTGGAATACAAGCTGTGTATGTTAAAACCATTCAAGGGCATCTTATCAAAATTGAACCCAATTTATGTGTTCCAAGAACGTTGAAGGGATTTTGTGCCATGATGT CCCAGTTGTTTCAGAATTTGAGCATCAAAGGTTCAGGTAGAAGTAAGTGTCGAAAGCTATTACAGATGGTCAAAAACCCTGTGACCATGCACCTACCAGTTGGTTCACAGAAAATAG GGCTTTCCTCAACTTCTTCAAAAGCTGTGAACTTATTGAAGTATTTTGATAGCATTTGCAATGACCACCCTCTAGTTTTTGTG ATTGGTGCAATGGCTCATGGGAAGATTGATAATGAGTATACAGATGATTTTATAGCAG TATCTCGACTTCCTTTAAGCGCTGGTCTTTGTGTGAGACGTATATGTAATGCATTGGAGGGACAACTGAAGATTTTCTAA